In one Mucilaginibacter sp. PAMB04168 genomic region, the following are encoded:
- a CDS encoding RagB/SusD family nutrient uptake outer membrane protein, with protein sequence MKNIYLILLAVLIISGCKKYQQDGPLENLTEDLVFDPQDKNGYYAEQYLNNLYSSLPNGFNRIGGDFLDAATDDALPSRDGTDIENVSQARISSVISNPDGYWNNGYTTIRKVNVFLQKIDVVPVAARIPGWKAEVRFLRAMAYFELLKRYGGIPLVGDQVFSDADNLNIKRSTFAACVDYIVNECDAIKTLVKQEPLSATDWGHASRGAVLALKSRVLLYAASPLFNGGVAAGATAEQREVMGYANFDAERWNKAAQAALELINLPGKPYSLPAPASKSFSAIFLDRKNSEIILDYLRDVNYDIEYNNGPIGFSNQATGLGRTSPTQDLVDAFPTLAGRAIAETGSGYQSQAPYANRDPRLAFTVLANDVTWLNRKLEMFEGGLDKPNKGGRVQTKTGYYLRKFMGNFTTATSYANGPRNFIIFRYAEILLNFAEAQNEYLSTPSADIYNALRDLRRRAQITEGTTNKFGIKDNMTKAEMRDAIKNERRLELAFEEHRYWDLRRWKDAERVLNQNLSGMQIIKNANSTFTYTKVPVGQVRFAFPKMYLYPVPFAEISKSSNLIQNFGW encoded by the coding sequence ATGAAAAACATATACTTAATTCTTTTAGCAGTTCTGATTATATCAGGCTGTAAAAAGTATCAGCAGGATGGGCCACTTGAAAACCTGACTGAAGACCTGGTTTTTGATCCTCAAGATAAAAACGGCTATTACGCCGAACAATATTTAAACAATTTATATAGCAGTTTGCCAAATGGATTTAACCGCATTGGCGGCGACTTTTTAGATGCTGCTACAGATGATGCCCTGCCATCAAGAGATGGAACGGATATTGAAAATGTCTCTCAGGCACGTATTAGCAGTGTTATCAGCAACCCGGACGGTTATTGGAATAACGGTTACACCACCATTCGTAAAGTAAACGTGTTTTTGCAGAAAATTGATGTAGTGCCTGTAGCTGCCAGAATACCAGGCTGGAAAGCAGAAGTTCGTTTTTTACGTGCCATGGCTTATTTTGAACTGCTTAAGCGCTACGGCGGTATTCCGTTAGTGGGCGACCAGGTTTTTTCTGATGCGGATAACCTGAATATCAAACGCAGCACATTTGCCGCCTGTGTAGATTACATAGTTAACGAATGCGATGCCATTAAAACCTTGGTAAAGCAAGAGCCGCTTTCAGCAACCGACTGGGGCCATGCTTCCCGTGGCGCTGTTTTAGCGCTTAAATCACGGGTGCTATTATATGCCGCCAGTCCGTTATTTAATGGAGGTGTTGCTGCCGGAGCCACTGCTGAGCAGCGAGAGGTAATGGGCTATGCCAATTTTGATGCTGAAAGGTGGAACAAAGCAGCCCAGGCAGCTTTAGAACTTATTAACCTCCCAGGCAAACCGTATAGCTTACCCGCGCCTGCCAGCAAGAGCTTTAGCGCTATATTTTTAGACCGCAAAAATTCAGAGATCATTTTAGATTATCTGCGAGATGTTAATTATGATATTGAGTACAATAACGGGCCTATCGGTTTTTCTAATCAGGCAACCGGCTTGGGCCGTACCAGCCCCACGCAGGATTTGGTTGATGCTTTCCCCACGCTTGCCGGACGCGCCATAGCAGAGACCGGCTCCGGCTATCAATCACAAGCCCCATACGCAAACCGCGATCCCAGGTTGGCTTTTACCGTACTGGCTAATGATGTAACCTGGCTAAATCGCAAACTGGAAATGTTTGAAGGCGGTTTGGACAAGCCTAACAAAGGCGGACGCGTGCAAACTAAAACTGGTTATTACCTGCGTAAATTCATGGGCAATTTTACCACGGCAACTTCTTATGCTAACGGCCCTCGCAACTTTATCATTTTTCGTTACGCCGAAATACTGCTCAACTTTGCAGAGGCGCAAAACGAATATCTATCTACCCCAAGCGCAGACATTTATAATGCCCTGCGCGACTTAAGAAGGCGAGCTCAGATTACCGAAGGCACAACCAACAAGTTTGGCATTAAAGACAATATGACCAAGGCTGAAATGCGCGACGCCATTAAAAATGAAAGAAGGCTGGAACTGGCTTTTGAAGAACACCGTTATTGGGACCTGCGCAGATGGAAAGATGCCGAAAGGGTACTGAACCAGAACCTTAGTGGCATGCAAATCATTAAAAATGCAAACAGCACATTCACCTATACCAAAGTGCCGGTAGGGCAGGTGCGGTTTGCTTTTCCTAAAATGTATTTGTATCCCGTCCCTTTTGCCGAAATCTCAAAAAGCAGTAATCTGATTCAAAACTTTGGCTGGTAA
- a CDS encoding TonB-dependent receptor — MRKILLKRVLQKISLTLVWLAVIHRGEVLANAPNYLHNGDEILTSHQQANQSPVTGTVTDIAGKPLIDVNVQVKSKNISTQTDLDGKFSINANAGDVLIFSVVSYQKKEVAVELGKTIQVTLQEAVTDLPKVFNSLYVPQKRTTNTAAIGEVRSEELTKTVSTYINGTIAGRLAGLQAFQGSGEPGADNYTVTLRGQAPLFMLDGVPQSFSSINPEQIESVTVLKDAVSTAMLGMRSSGGVIQLTTKKGAEGAQRISFTALSGLQSPLNLPNFLNAYDYSRLYNEALANDGKAPAYTQADLDAYRNHTDPIGHPDVDWQKEILKSKSPYNRFDLAISGGRKVARYFVDLDYLNQQGLIKTADFNTYNTGVGYKRYIFRSNVDVDLSKDVSTYLNVFTRIQNQDQPGNSASNIFSSFRATPNNAYPVLNDNGTLGGNRDYTNNIYGQTVYSGYQPQYFRDFRVDLGLKAKLDKILPGLWVAGRGSINAYLAETITRTKAFATYQQNANAQGAAGYQQFSNPSTMSNAIEITAQNTRFYTELSSGWSKKIGDHELQALLLGNIDNVTENSQLPSYVQGISGKLSYNYQEKYLLDVALAYNGSLAYPKNNRYGFFPAIGLGWNIKQEDFLKNTASWLNILKLRASYGKTGNNNAGYFEYNKYYASGTGYNFGEAVTPVSGVQEGALNNPNLTWEKALKFNGGVDASMFENKLSISADYFIDSYYDLLQSIGTNAQVLGNAYPRVNIGKQRYSGLELQLTYSNKIGKFGYFISPNISTLKSKVTYQDEVQRKYSWMQRTGMPVNQAFGYQADGLYQSAQEIASSAVPVGITPQPGDIKFRDLNQDGTIDENDITAIGGTKPLLYGGLNLGANWKGFDFSALVQGVANRMVYLSGNSYWEFQGSGKEQAYEHHLNRWTPATAATATYPRLSIGRNLNNQQFSSYWYKPANYLRLRSIELGYTLPVSIIKKIRLTRARIFVNGYNLFTTTQLNGLDPESYTGGYPVQKLITAGVNINL; from the coding sequence ATGAGAAAAATTCTACTTAAAAGAGTTTTGCAAAAAATTTCTTTGACCTTGGTATGGCTCGCTGTCATACATAGGGGCGAAGTATTGGCCAATGCACCAAACTACTTGCACAATGGTGACGAAATATTAACCAGCCATCAGCAAGCTAACCAATCGCCAGTTACAGGCACAGTGACCGACATTGCCGGAAAGCCTTTAATTGATGTTAACGTTCAAGTTAAATCTAAAAACATTTCAACCCAAACAGATTTGGACGGCAAGTTCAGTATTAATGCCAACGCAGGTGATGTGCTGATTTTTAGTGTAGTTTCTTACCAAAAGAAAGAAGTGGCAGTCGAATTAGGCAAAACTATTCAGGTCACGCTTCAGGAAGCGGTTACAGACTTACCTAAGGTATTTAATTCATTGTACGTGCCTCAAAAACGTACAACCAATACAGCAGCTATTGGAGAAGTTAGAAGTGAGGAACTCACTAAAACAGTTTCGACTTACATTAATGGCACAATCGCAGGCCGCCTTGCCGGCTTACAGGCCTTTCAGGGTAGTGGCGAACCTGGCGCCGACAATTATACAGTAACCCTTCGTGGGCAGGCGCCGCTTTTTATGCTGGATGGGGTACCGCAAAGTTTTTCATCTATCAATCCTGAACAAATTGAATCCGTAACTGTGCTTAAAGACGCTGTGTCAACAGCCATGTTAGGCATGCGGTCATCAGGTGGTGTAATACAACTCACTACAAAAAAGGGAGCCGAAGGTGCACAGCGAATTTCGTTTACTGCGCTGTCAGGTCTGCAATCTCCGCTCAACCTGCCCAACTTTTTAAACGCCTATGATTACTCCCGTTTATACAATGAAGCATTGGCTAATGACGGCAAAGCTCCGGCCTATACACAGGCCGATTTAGATGCGTACCGCAATCATACAGACCCGATCGGGCATCCGGATGTAGACTGGCAAAAGGAGATACTGAAAAGCAAATCGCCTTACAACCGTTTTGATCTGGCTATTTCAGGAGGACGAAAGGTTGCGCGGTACTTCGTAGATCTTGATTATCTGAACCAGCAAGGCTTAATCAAAACGGCTGATTTCAATACTTACAATACAGGAGTAGGTTATAAACGATACATCTTTCGCTCCAATGTAGATGTTGATTTGAGTAAGGATGTGAGTACTTACCTTAATGTTTTTACGCGCATCCAAAATCAGGACCAGCCCGGAAATTCAGCGTCTAACATATTCTCAAGTTTCCGTGCAACGCCTAATAACGCTTACCCTGTATTAAACGATAATGGGACTTTAGGTGGCAACCGTGATTATACCAATAATATCTACGGGCAAACCGTTTACTCGGGCTACCAGCCGCAGTACTTCCGCGATTTTAGGGTAGACCTAGGGCTAAAAGCCAAACTGGATAAGATACTGCCTGGCTTATGGGTTGCCGGGCGCGGATCCATTAACGCCTACCTGGCCGAAACCATTACCCGTACCAAGGCTTTTGCTACGTATCAACAAAATGCCAATGCCCAGGGAGCGGCGGGTTATCAGCAGTTTAGTAATCCAAGTACTATGTCAAATGCCATTGAGATCACTGCGCAGAACACCCGTTTTTATACCGAGCTATCATCCGGATGGTCTAAAAAGATTGGTGATCATGAACTGCAGGCGCTGCTGTTGGGTAACATCGATAATGTGACAGAAAATTCCCAGCTGCCCTCTTATGTTCAAGGCATTTCGGGCAAGTTATCATATAATTATCAGGAAAAATATCTGTTGGATGTGGCTTTAGCCTATAACGGTTCGCTTGCATATCCAAAAAATAACCGTTATGGTTTCTTCCCGGCTATTGGTTTAGGGTGGAATATTAAGCAGGAGGATTTTCTTAAAAATACAGCCAGTTGGCTTAATATCTTAAAGCTACGAGCCAGTTACGGCAAAACGGGCAACAACAACGCCGGGTATTTTGAGTATAACAAGTACTATGCTTCAGGAACCGGGTATAACTTTGGTGAAGCAGTAACCCCGGTAAGCGGAGTACAGGAAGGAGCTTTAAACAACCCTAACCTAACTTGGGAAAAAGCCCTAAAGTTTAACGGTGGTGTTGATGCCAGTATGTTTGAAAACAAACTGTCTATTAGTGCCGACTACTTTATTGATAGCTATTATGACCTTTTACAGTCGATTGGCACTAATGCTCAGGTTTTAGGTAACGCTTACCCAAGGGTAAATATCGGCAAACAGCGTTACTCAGGTTTGGAGTTACAGCTAACCTACAGTAATAAAATAGGAAAGTTCGGCTATTTTATTTCGCCAAACATTTCAACTCTCAAAAGTAAAGTTACCTATCAGGACGAAGTTCAGCGGAAGTATAGCTGGATGCAGCGCACAGGCATGCCTGTAAACCAGGCGTTCGGCTATCAGGCCGACGGCCTTTACCAATCTGCTCAGGAAATAGCTTCAAGCGCAGTGCCTGTGGGCATCACACCACAACCGGGCGATATCAAGTTCCGTGACCTGAACCAGGATGGCACTATTGATGAAAATGATATCACTGCTATTGGGGGCACCAAACCTTTGCTGTACGGCGGATTGAACCTGGGTGCAAATTGGAAGGGATTTGATTTTTCGGCATTGGTGCAGGGTGTAGCTAACCGCATGGTTTACCTGTCAGGAAATTCGTACTGGGAATTCCAAGGTAGTGGTAAGGAGCAGGCTTATGAGCATCATCTTAACCGGTGGACACCTGCTACAGCAGCTACTGCTACCTATCCGCGTCTTTCTATCGGTCGTAACCTTAACAATCAGCAGTTTTCATCGTACTGGTACAAACCAGCTAATTATCTGCGCCTACGTTCTATTGAGTTAGGTTATACCTTGCCAGTTTCTATCATAAAAAAGATAAGGCTAACCCGGGCAAGAATCTTTGTGAATGGGTACAATTTATTCACTACTACGCAACTCAACGGTTTGGATCCCGAAAGCTACACAGGCGGGTATCCCGTACAGAAACTTATTACCGCTGGCGTTAACATCAATTTATAA
- a CDS encoding MFS transporter: MSTVKQTSFVQVVTITSLAFVVAQLDVSIVNLALPQIAQSYQAGISTLQWVVDAYTLAFAVLMLSAGSLSDRLGALRIFQIGIVIFGIASAGCGLAGNSFSLVIFRILQGIGAATMIPSSLSLLNQAFAHEPATRARAVGLWTAAGSSALAAGPLIGGVLIHISNWRFIFYVNIPFCIAAFVLSFKLLKGAISTAAKKFDTAGQLIWMLAATLLIAAIIEWHQLGLKNPLIWGGLLLSLSFFVLFLAIEKRISYPILPLHLFNSSRFNVLLLLGGVLNGTYYGSVFVLSLYLQNVLHYPSMTAGLAFVPLTVGFVITNLLSGRVINRFGIGASIIAGLALFAVGFAGLFLAKANTPYWQLFFPFLIMPVGMGMAVPAMITGILASVEKSLSGTASAVLNTVRQTGGAIGVAAFGALAAGGSESILSAIPLIACVAILLITLTTILTIKYVRVKGS; encoded by the coding sequence TTGAGTACAGTAAAACAAACCAGTTTCGTACAGGTGGTTACCATAACCAGCTTAGCCTTTGTGGTTGCGCAACTGGATGTATCTATAGTTAATCTTGCTTTACCTCAAATAGCGCAGTCTTACCAGGCAGGTATAAGCACCTTGCAATGGGTGGTTGATGCGTACACCCTGGCTTTTGCGGTACTCATGTTGTCAGCAGGTAGCTTAAGTGACCGCTTGGGTGCCTTACGGATTTTCCAAATCGGTATTGTAATTTTTGGGATCGCTTCTGCGGGCTGTGGGTTAGCGGGTAATTCATTTAGCCTGGTCATTTTCCGAATCTTGCAAGGCATAGGGGCTGCAACCATGATCCCAAGTTCGCTGTCATTACTAAACCAGGCCTTTGCACACGAACCTGCTACACGTGCACGGGCAGTAGGGCTCTGGACAGCTGCCGGCAGCTCGGCGTTGGCTGCTGGTCCGCTTATTGGAGGAGTTTTAATCCACATTAGTAACTGGCGGTTTATTTTTTACGTGAATATTCCTTTCTGTATAGCGGCTTTTGTTTTGAGTTTTAAGCTCCTTAAAGGCGCCATTTCAACTGCTGCTAAAAAGTTTGATACCGCCGGACAGTTAATATGGATGCTGGCAGCTACTTTACTAATAGCCGCAATTATAGAGTGGCACCAGCTCGGATTGAAAAATCCTTTGATTTGGGGAGGGTTATTGTTAAGCCTTAGCTTTTTCGTTTTATTTTTAGCAATTGAAAAGCGGATATCGTATCCAATATTACCCTTACATCTATTTAATTCCTCGCGCTTTAATGTGCTGCTTTTGTTAGGAGGGGTGCTTAATGGCACTTATTATGGCAGCGTGTTTGTGCTTAGCCTTTACCTGCAAAACGTTCTACATTATCCATCCATGACGGCGGGGCTTGCTTTTGTTCCATTGACGGTAGGCTTTGTAATCACTAATTTGCTGAGTGGAAGGGTGATTAACCGGTTTGGTATCGGCGCCTCCATCATAGCTGGGCTTGCGCTCTTCGCCGTCGGCTTTGCCGGCTTGTTCCTGGCTAAAGCAAATACCCCGTATTGGCAGCTTTTCTTTCCTTTTTTAATTATGCCGGTAGGTATGGGAATGGCTGTGCCTGCCATGATCACCGGTATTTTAGCCAGTGTAGAAAAATCATTATCGGGCACGGCTTCAGCTGTGCTAAATACTGTTAGGCAAACCGGTGGAGCTATTGGTGTTGCCGCGTTTGGCGCATTGGCAGCAGGTGGTTCGGAATCTATCCTTTCTGCTATACCATTAATTGCTTGTGTAGCTATCTTGCTAATTACGTTAACAACTATCTTAACTATTAAATATGTTAGGGTGAAAGGTAGTTAA
- a CDS encoding GNAT family N-acetyltransferase codes for MLIEQLDNPVWAALTSGNVNLAIGNHIARYYAPGVSAFAAVAENNFTHFKALMDLKPWSETIAVFTTDKNLNAHPWTIVNRIDGYQMMYEGATPEEQRQITITKLSDEDVPAMLELTKLSPPGPFMEKTIRFGGYEGIFEDKQLVAMAGHRFHCGPYVEISAVCTHPVHTGKGYARALINSHIRQLRAAGKIPYLHVRADNTRAINLYQALGFVVRTEMIIYVLTGSDII; via the coding sequence ATGTTAATAGAACAATTGGATAACCCTGTTTGGGCAGCTTTAACGTCGGGCAACGTGAATTTGGCTATAGGCAACCATATAGCTAGATATTATGCACCGGGAGTTTCGGCCTTCGCCGCTGTTGCAGAAAATAACTTTACACATTTCAAGGCGTTAATGGACCTTAAACCCTGGAGTGAAACCATTGCCGTTTTTACAACCGATAAAAATCTAAATGCACATCCCTGGACCATTGTTAACCGGATAGATGGATACCAAATGATGTATGAAGGCGCAACACCTGAAGAACAGCGGCAAATAACAATTACTAAATTAAGTGACGAAGACGTTCCTGCAATGTTAGAACTGACCAAATTGAGTCCGCCCGGACCCTTCATGGAAAAAACGATCAGGTTTGGTGGCTATGAAGGCATCTTTGAGGATAAACAACTGGTTGCTATGGCCGGTCATCGCTTTCATTGCGGGCCTTATGTCGAAATCAGTGCTGTTTGCACACATCCTGTTCATACCGGCAAAGGGTATGCACGAGCGCTTATTAACAGTCATATCCGCCAATTACGCGCCGCCGGTAAGATCCCATACTTACACGTTAGAGCAGATAACACCCGTGCCATTAACCTCTATCAGGCCTTAGGTTTCGTTGTCCGAACAGAGATGATCATCTATGTGCTAACCGGTTCAGATATAATATAA
- a CDS encoding DinB family protein, with product MKHLLITTFLSLAVYQGLAQQKTTNMLTSPERSKAVQLLQQTEAGVFAAVKGLSEAQLNFKPAADKWSVAECIKHIAAAEKELWAMAEPALSQPANPEKRTEIRFSDDDLVKAVEDRSRRSKTFTALEPANSPYQTVAEALTAFKAGREKLIALVKESKADLRNHIVVLPVGTYDSYQFILLIAAHSNRHTQQIDEVKATLNYPKH from the coding sequence ATGAAACACCTCCTGATTACCACATTTTTAAGCCTTGCAGTATACCAAGGCCTGGCACAACAAAAAACAACAAATATGCTTACCTCACCAGAACGATCAAAGGCAGTCCAGTTATTACAGCAAACTGAAGCCGGCGTCTTTGCAGCCGTAAAAGGCTTAAGCGAAGCGCAACTTAACTTTAAACCGGCGGCCGACAAATGGAGCGTGGCCGAATGTATCAAACATATTGCAGCCGCTGAAAAGGAACTTTGGGCCATGGCAGAACCTGCCTTATCTCAACCGGCGAATCCGGAAAAAAGAACCGAGATCAGGTTCAGCGATGATGACCTGGTCAAAGCGGTGGAAGATCGTAGCCGTAGATCTAAAACTTTTACAGCACTGGAGCCTGCAAATTCACCCTATCAAACAGTAGCCGAAGCCTTAACTGCTTTTAAAGCCGGGCGTGAAAAACTGATTGCCCTGGTTAAAGAATCGAAAGCTGATTTGCGCAACCATATTGTGGTTTTACCTGTTGGTACTTATGATAGCTATCAGTTTATCCTGCTCATCGCGGCACACAGCAACCGGCATACGCAGCAAATAGACGAAGTTAAAGCCACCCTGAATTACCCGAAGCACTGA
- a CDS encoding isocitrate lyase/phosphoenolpyruvate mutase family protein translates to MTSYQTFYQLHYQSNPFLLANAWNAKSAQLIEATGFPAIGTSSGAIADSLGYADGEKIPFKELLYIIQRIKAATTIPLSVDFERGYTNDLSVINDHIQQLLDLGVAGINLEDAEGESVYLRKLESIKNYLARTGQQLFINARTDAFLQKLPEPFETVIRRAKLYRDAGADGLFVTGIGDPAVISAITSAVSLPVNIVGGPNLATVESLAKAGIKRISMAVFVYRATYQNLEKAIKSVNTSQTLIPLF, encoded by the coding sequence ATGACTTCATACCAAACCTTTTATCAGTTACATTACCAATCGAACCCGTTTTTATTGGCTAACGCCTGGAATGCTAAAAGTGCTCAACTAATCGAAGCTACCGGTTTTCCGGCCATCGGCACCTCCAGCGGCGCTATTGCAGATTCATTAGGATACGCAGATGGCGAAAAGATTCCTTTTAAGGAATTGCTCTACATCATTCAAAGAATAAAAGCCGCTACAACTATACCTTTATCCGTTGACTTTGAAAGGGGATATACGAACGACCTTTCTGTTATCAATGATCATATTCAACAACTGCTCGATCTTGGAGTTGCGGGCATCAATTTAGAAGATGCTGAAGGTGAATCCGTGTATTTGCGGAAGTTGGAAAGTATAAAAAATTACCTGGCAAGAACCGGCCAGCAACTTTTTATAAACGCCCGCACCGATGCTTTTCTACAAAAATTGCCAGAACCCTTTGAAACCGTTATCCGCAGGGCGAAGCTTTACAGAGATGCGGGTGCGGACGGTCTTTTCGTAACCGGCATTGGTGATCCTGCGGTAATCTCGGCAATCACCTCGGCAGTATCCTTACCGGTTAATATCGTAGGCGGCCCAAACCTGGCTACTGTTGAATCGTTGGCAAAAGCCGGTATAAAAAGAATTAGTATGGCGGTTTTCGTTTACCGGGCAACCTATCAAAATTTGGAAAAAGCAATTAAATCCGTTAATACCTCTCAAACCTTAATACCTTTATTTTAA